A stretch of Dyella sp. BiH032 DNA encodes these proteins:
- a CDS encoding family 20 glycosylhydrolase, which translates to MKRNTWRACLLAMALAWGALAHAELALVPYPAHVEEGKGAFVLDKQVSIEAPADARSQEIAAFLRDAVQAQAGIDLPEHAVRKGRRIVLKLDPAVTGEEAYRLDVNPRGIEIRASTDKGLFWGVQTLRQLLPVGASGSVKVTIPTVRIEDVPAFAYRGHMLDVGRHFYPVAFIEKQLDLMSYYKLNVFRWHLTEDQGWRIEIKRYPKLTEVGAWRTEADGSRYGGFYTQDQIREVVEYARQRNIMVIPEIEMPGHSSAAVAAYPELSCAKKPIPVPIGWGVFSDVFCPADENVYVFLQNVLDEVLPLFPSPYVHIGGDEVPAGAWDHCDDCDKLIREQGLENEAGLQSYFIRRMQVYLAGKGKTMIGWDEVLEGGVDPAAVVEVWRGDAGLGKAFANGNRVINASPYYLDSPLTRLAVEKLYLVDPLGNADFAQSKLVWGAEAPLWSERADPLNAEQRLYPRLLAFAERLWRGGSADAAAYADFHQRLAAQYPRLDAWQVAYAPEDRNTADYAISANAAHDGWRVSAQRGFDDVVTHYTTDGSEPTASSPSFTDVLDLKQPGTLRVVPFRRGRAYDHPRSFQLERSAAFGAAASVDPAPDAAYSGHGAATLTDGVLGSDEFKTGAWLGWEEIDPKLSLDLGSVTELHEVSVGVLQQDESWIWWPRKVRFAASEDGKHWSTLREVKIKPIERDHVGHIQRVAYTASRPFRARYLRIELTRHPAEDGRHTWTFVDEILAR; encoded by the coding sequence ATGAAACGGAATACGTGGCGGGCCTGCCTGCTCGCGATGGCGCTGGCCTGGGGCGCCCTCGCGCACGCGGAACTGGCGCTGGTGCCTTATCCGGCGCACGTGGAAGAAGGGAAGGGTGCTTTCGTCCTGGACAAGCAGGTGAGCATCGAGGCACCGGCCGATGCGCGCTCGCAGGAGATTGCCGCGTTCCTGCGTGACGCGGTCCAGGCGCAGGCGGGCATCGACCTGCCCGAACACGCCGTCCGCAAAGGGCGGCGCATCGTGCTGAAACTCGACCCGGCCGTGACGGGCGAGGAGGCCTATCGGCTGGACGTCAATCCCCGCGGCATCGAGATTCGCGCGTCGACGGACAAGGGCCTGTTCTGGGGCGTGCAGACGCTGCGCCAGCTGCTGCCTGTGGGTGCTTCCGGGTCGGTCAAGGTAACGATACCAACGGTGCGCATCGAGGACGTTCCGGCGTTCGCCTATCGCGGCCACATGCTCGACGTGGGCCGCCATTTCTATCCGGTGGCGTTCATCGAGAAGCAGCTGGACCTGATGAGCTACTACAAGCTCAACGTGTTCCGCTGGCACCTCACCGAGGACCAGGGCTGGCGCATCGAGATCAAGCGCTATCCCAAGCTGACCGAGGTGGGCGCTTGGCGCACCGAGGCGGACGGCAGCCGCTACGGCGGCTTCTACACGCAGGACCAGATCCGCGAGGTGGTCGAATACGCGCGCCAGCGCAACATCATGGTGATTCCGGAGATCGAAATGCCGGGCCACAGCTCGGCCGCGGTGGCGGCCTATCCGGAGCTGTCCTGCGCGAAGAAACCGATCCCCGTGCCGATCGGCTGGGGCGTCTTCAGTGACGTGTTCTGTCCCGCCGACGAGAACGTCTACGTATTCCTGCAGAACGTGCTGGACGAAGTGCTGCCGCTGTTCCCGTCGCCCTATGTGCACATCGGCGGCGACGAAGTGCCGGCCGGCGCCTGGGACCATTGCGATGACTGCGACAAGCTGATCCGCGAGCAGGGCCTGGAGAACGAGGCGGGCCTGCAGAGCTATTTCATCCGGCGCATGCAGGTGTACCTGGCCGGCAAGGGCAAGACCATGATCGGCTGGGACGAAGTCCTGGAAGGCGGCGTGGACCCCGCCGCGGTGGTCGAGGTCTGGCGCGGCGACGCCGGCTTGGGCAAGGCGTTCGCCAATGGCAACCGGGTCATCAATGCCAGTCCCTACTACCTCGACTCTCCGCTGACGCGGTTGGCCGTGGAAAAGCTCTACCTGGTCGATCCGCTGGGCAACGCCGACTTCGCGCAGAGCAAACTGGTATGGGGCGCCGAGGCGCCGCTGTGGAGCGAACGGGCCGATCCGCTGAATGCCGAGCAGCGCCTGTATCCGCGCCTGCTCGCCTTCGCCGAGCGCCTGTGGCGCGGCGGCAGCGCCGACGCGGCGGCCTATGCGGATTTCCACCAGCGCCTGGCCGCGCAATACCCGCGGCTGGACGCGTGGCAGGTGGCCTATGCACCGGAAGACCGCAACACCGCCGACTACGCCATCAGCGCCAATGCCGCCCACGACGGTTGGCGGGTCAGCGCGCAGCGCGGCTTCGACGACGTAGTCACCCACTACACCACCGATGGCAGCGAGCCGACCGCCAGCTCGCCGTCGTTCACCGATGTATTGGATCTGAAACAACCCGGTACGCTTCGCGTGGTTCCGTTCCGCCGCGGCCGTGCCTACGACCATCCGCGCTCGTTCCAGCTCGAACGCAGCGCCGCCTTCGGCGCCGCCGCCAGCGTCGATCCGGCCCCGGACGCCGCCTACAGCGGCCACGGCGCCGCCACGCTCACCGACGGCGTGCTGGGCAGCGATGAGTTCAAGACCGGCGCCTGGCTGGGCTGGGAGGAGATCGATCCCAAGCTGAGCCTGGACCTGGGCAGCGTCACCGAGCTGCACGAGGTCAGTGTGGGCGTGCTTCAGCAGGACGAATCGTGGATCTGGTGGCCACGCAAGGTGCGCTTCGCCGCCTCCGAGGACGGCAAGCACTGGAGCACCCTGCGCGAGGTGAAGATCAAGCCGATCGAGCGCGACCACGTGGGCCATATACAGCGTGTGGCCTATACGGCTTCGCGGCCGTTCCGCGCACGCTATCTGCGTATCGAATTGACCCGCCATCCGGCGGAAGACGGACGCCATACGTGGACGTTCGTCGACGAAATCCTGGCGCGCTGA
- a CDS encoding TonB-dependent receptor: protein MSHIALRRHRLASALALVLLPTFALHAQDAGTGQAQSQDQSTQADKKAKTLDKVVVTGSRIARAEVEGPAPVNVIKGDEIQKQGFNTVYEVMNSITQAGIAETPPSWGSTSVNARQLNLRNLGSNRSLLLIDGHRVTDYPMPANGKTNFQNYNNIPTGMIDRIEVLATGASAIYGSDAIGGVVNIILKKNYQGDDIKVQLGTSTRGGRDFGDINFVGGRSGDNWSVVYNLQRSHRTPLWGRDRRYTDSDADAGYGAWDQNARMFGYPRYTGLMLADANGNFIAPPAGACSQAGFKNNFSQYHKQTVATNGNTVDPTNITDGGTYCAQNALFGNWVLTPGRDDRDAFIAGTYDFGGGVQAYGSVGYWETHGVSNTELPFLYPMGGIPGSFYDQGTGQVITNYFRQLTPAEMGGYGNTHDDEKNWDIHAGLRGTLFDNRFNWDLNLGHAKYIVRESYTGLNEQGMFDYFFGPQQGTTTVGGEEYPVYTINQQRFWNPISTADYRSFGVSGQNTAVSWMDQASFNLTGDLFSTWAGPVGFAGVLEANHQGYKLTPDPRGNTTTFGDPFQDYNAGGGTRTRLSAGTEFRVPLADTLTWSLSGRLDKYRDASSADVARTWGTAIEWRPLNGLLLRGTYGTNFHAPDMQYLYKQDSLSTVGIYKDYYQCIQAKDSVCPAVQHTTYYTLHAAGGHNLLPEKGHAWTYGFVWDVNWVEGLAISADYWHMGVDNAIDNVSEDTVLQDEAGCRTGLQVGGAPYTLHSQGSEYCKQIVANVIRDAQGNVTAVYTGPINQNKLYVSGVDASITYRWKTRDWGSFNFALDWTDNLSYKLRKYASDPLLNTRYDRVATRTRATLNWLYGPWDVTLYGDRAGGVRAPRYGGCEVLANGITPSLDDPACVVYHDYTKPWVTFSSTVGYRFDEKLRVGLTVSNIFDKVGQIPYYAGGFEFIPTLQGANYNGREISLQVEYKLD from the coding sequence ATGTCGCATATCGCATTACGCCGTCACAGGCTGGCCAGCGCGCTCGCGCTGGTACTCCTGCCAACGTTCGCGCTGCACGCGCAGGACGCTGGCACCGGCCAGGCACAGTCCCAGGATCAGTCCACGCAAGCGGACAAGAAAGCCAAGACGCTGGACAAGGTCGTGGTCACCGGCTCGCGCATCGCGCGCGCCGAGGTGGAAGGCCCGGCGCCGGTCAACGTCATCAAGGGCGATGAGATCCAGAAGCAGGGCTTCAACACTGTCTACGAGGTGATGAACTCGATCACCCAGGCCGGCATCGCCGAGACGCCGCCGAGCTGGGGCAGCACGTCGGTCAACGCGCGCCAGCTCAATCTGCGCAACCTCGGCTCCAACCGCAGCTTGCTGCTGATCGATGGCCACCGCGTCACCGACTATCCGATGCCGGCCAACGGCAAGACCAATTTCCAGAACTACAACAACATCCCCACCGGCATGATCGACCGCATCGAGGTGCTGGCCACCGGCGCCTCGGCGATCTACGGCTCCGATGCCATCGGCGGCGTGGTGAACATCATCCTTAAGAAGAACTACCAGGGTGACGACATCAAGGTGCAGCTGGGCACGTCCACCCGCGGCGGCCGCGATTTCGGCGACATCAACTTCGTCGGCGGCCGTTCGGGCGACAACTGGAGCGTGGTGTACAACCTGCAGCGCAGCCACCGCACGCCGCTGTGGGGACGCGACCGCCGCTACACCGATTCGGACGCGGACGCCGGCTATGGCGCCTGGGACCAGAACGCGCGCATGTTCGGTTATCCCCGCTACACGGGTCTGATGCTGGCCGACGCGAACGGCAACTTCATCGCACCTCCGGCGGGCGCGTGTTCGCAGGCCGGCTTCAAGAACAACTTCAGCCAGTATCACAAGCAGACCGTGGCGACCAACGGCAACACGGTCGACCCCACCAACATCACCGACGGCGGCACGTACTGCGCGCAGAACGCGCTGTTCGGCAACTGGGTGCTGACGCCTGGACGCGACGACCGTGATGCCTTCATCGCCGGCACTTACGATTTCGGCGGCGGCGTGCAGGCCTACGGCTCGGTCGGCTACTGGGAAACCCACGGCGTCTCCAATACCGAACTGCCGTTCCTGTACCCGATGGGCGGCATCCCCGGCTCGTTCTACGACCAGGGTACGGGGCAGGTGATCACCAACTATTTCCGCCAGCTGACGCCGGCTGAAATGGGCGGCTACGGCAACACGCACGACGACGAGAAGAACTGGGACATCCACGCCGGCCTGCGCGGCACGCTGTTCGACAACCGCTTCAACTGGGACCTCAACCTCGGCCACGCGAAGTACATCGTGCGCGAGAGCTATACCGGCCTGAACGAGCAGGGCATGTTCGACTACTTCTTCGGCCCCCAGCAGGGCACCACCACGGTGGGCGGCGAGGAGTACCCGGTCTATACGATCAACCAGCAGCGTTTCTGGAACCCGATCTCCACCGCCGACTACCGCAGCTTCGGCGTCAGCGGCCAGAACACCGCGGTGTCGTGGATGGACCAGGCTTCGTTCAATCTCACCGGCGACCTGTTCAGCACCTGGGCCGGCCCAGTCGGTTTCGCCGGCGTGCTGGAGGCCAACCATCAGGGCTACAAGCTGACGCCGGATCCGCGTGGCAACACCACCACCTTCGGCGACCCCTTCCAGGACTACAACGCCGGTGGCGGCACCCGCACGCGCCTGTCCGCGGGCACCGAGTTCCGCGTGCCGCTGGCCGACACGCTGACCTGGAGCCTGTCCGGCCGCCTGGACAAGTACCGCGATGCCAGCAGCGCCGACGTCGCCCGCACCTGGGGCACGGCGATCGAGTGGCGCCCGTTGAACGGCCTGCTGCTGCGCGGCACCTACGGCACCAACTTCCACGCGCCGGACATGCAGTACCTGTACAAGCAGGATTCGCTGTCGACCGTCGGCATCTACAAGGACTACTACCAGTGTATCCAGGCGAAGGACTCCGTCTGTCCCGCCGTGCAGCACACCACGTACTACACGCTGCATGCCGCGGGCGGCCACAACCTTCTGCCTGAGAAGGGCCACGCCTGGACCTACGGCTTCGTGTGGGACGTCAACTGGGTCGAGGGCCTGGCGATCTCGGCCGACTACTGGCACATGGGCGTGGACAACGCCATCGACAACGTCAGCGAAGACACTGTGCTGCAGGACGAAGCCGGCTGCCGCACGGGCCTGCAGGTGGGCGGCGCGCCGTACACGCTGCACTCGCAGGGTTCGGAGTATTGCAAGCAGATCGTCGCCAACGTGATTCGCGATGCGCAGGGCAACGTCACGGCCGTGTACACCGGTCCGATCAACCAGAACAAGCTGTACGTGAGTGGCGTGGACGCCAGCATCACCTATCGCTGGAAGACGCGCGACTGGGGTTCGTTCAACTTCGCGCTGGACTGGACCGACAACCTCTCCTACAAGCTGCGCAAGTACGCCAGCGATCCGCTGCTCAACACCCGCTACGACCGCGTGGCCACGCGTACCCGCGCCACGCTGAACTGGCTGTACGGTCCGTGGGACGTGACGCTGTACGGCGATCGCGCCGGCGGCGTGCGCGCGCCGCGCTACGGCGGTTGCGAGGTGCTGGCCAATGGCATCACGCCGTCGCTGGACGATCCGGCGTGCGTGGTCTACCACGACTACACCAAGCCGTGGGTCACCTTCAGCAGCACCGTGGGCTACCGCTTCGACGAGAAGCTGCGGGTGGGCCTGACCGTGTCGAACATCTTCGACAAGGTGGGTCAGATCCCGTACTACGCGGGCGGCTTCGAGTTCATCCCGACGCTGCAGGGTGCCAACTACAACGGCCGGGAGATCTCGCTGCAGGTGGAATACAAGCTCGATTGA
- a CDS encoding glycoside hydrolase family 2 protein, translated as MQRRATFPSWSAWALSLSLAGPAAAAQLSTQPLEQGWQFHIAPKSAEAKTHPEAAEWRTAAVPGSVQTDLLAAGVVGDPFYRDNEGRLQWIGLADWDYRLNFKVDPATLKRGHVELVFDGLDTFADVTLNGRKLLAADNMFRRWRVPVKGALRAGENKLEVHLHSPIARLQPWLLKQPYALPGEFDSAFGDEPKGKQTANYIRKANYQYGWDWGPRYVTLGIWQPVRLESWDDVRMSDFHVAQPHVDADAAELRAEAAVQADQAGTAKWSVSWTAPDGSRQETSQEVELRKGENALSLPIRIEHPRRWWPVGYGAQDMYRFEATLSRDGETLATASRATGLRSVELRRDKDQWGRGFAFVVNGVPVFAKGANLIPFDSFPTRVTNERMAQILRSARDANMNMLRMWGGGHYQSEAFYEEADKLGLMIWQDFMFGGAIPPYDEAFRENTRVEAVEQVRRLRDHPSIVLWCGNNEVQTGWEAWPDRKALRQSLAPDEVARIENGMKALFDDTLRNVVKENTPEVPYWASSPSTDYEGPANQLTDGDYHSWSVWSGSKPIEQYLSETPRFQSEYGLQSFPVMATVRAFAEDRDMEPNSPVMRAHQKFANGDGNDRLLLYIRKYYGEPKDFESFVYLSQVMQAEGIELAAEHLRSVRPQAMGSLYWQLNDVWPGASWSSVDYFGRWKALQFHARRFYAPVRVVAIHNDGKSDVFVVSDRTAPFQATLRSRVMTMEGKVLRERKQPLKVEPLASAKVASPTDAELLRKADPADSFVVYDLLDDKGDLLSRHLLFVKPPIDLKLPDPDLKAELRDNGQGGVLVVSAKRLAREVWVNFGALDATLEDNAFDLLPGETRELRVDSQAGIDALRGALRVRSLAGATKGETKP; from the coding sequence ATGCAGAGACGCGCCACGTTCCCTTCATGGTCCGCATGGGCCCTGTCACTGTCGCTCGCCGGCCCTGCCGCCGCCGCGCAGCTGAGTACGCAACCCCTGGAACAGGGCTGGCAATTCCACATCGCACCGAAGTCCGCCGAAGCCAAGACGCATCCGGAGGCCGCCGAATGGCGCACCGCCGCCGTGCCGGGCAGCGTGCAGACCGACCTGCTCGCGGCAGGCGTTGTCGGTGACCCGTTCTATCGCGACAACGAAGGCCGCCTGCAGTGGATCGGGCTGGCCGACTGGGACTATCGCCTGAACTTCAAGGTCGACCCGGCCACGCTCAAGCGCGGCCACGTGGAACTGGTCTTCGACGGCCTGGACACGTTCGCCGACGTCACCCTCAACGGCCGCAAGCTGCTCGCCGCCGACAACATGTTCCGGCGCTGGCGCGTGCCGGTGAAGGGCGCGCTGCGCGCCGGCGAGAACAAGCTGGAAGTGCACCTGCATTCGCCCATCGCGCGCCTGCAGCCGTGGCTGCTCAAGCAGCCGTATGCGTTGCCGGGCGAGTTCGATTCCGCCTTCGGCGACGAGCCCAAGGGCAAGCAGACCGCCAACTACATCCGCAAGGCCAACTACCAGTACGGCTGGGACTGGGGTCCGCGCTACGTCACCCTCGGCATCTGGCAGCCGGTGCGGCTGGAAAGCTGGGACGACGTGCGCATGAGCGATTTCCATGTCGCGCAGCCGCACGTCGATGCCGACGCCGCAGAGCTGCGCGCCGAGGCCGCTGTGCAGGCCGATCAGGCCGGCACGGCGAAGTGGTCCGTGAGCTGGACGGCGCCGGACGGCAGCCGCCAGGAGACCAGCCAGGAGGTCGAGCTGCGCAAGGGCGAGAATGCGCTCAGCCTGCCCATCCGCATCGAGCATCCGCGCCGCTGGTGGCCCGTGGGCTATGGCGCGCAGGACATGTACCGCTTCGAAGCCACGCTCAGCCGCGACGGCGAAACGCTGGCCACCGCCAGCCGCGCCACCGGCCTGCGCAGCGTGGAGCTGCGCCGAGACAAGGACCAGTGGGGCCGCGGCTTCGCCTTCGTGGTCAACGGCGTGCCGGTGTTCGCCAAGGGCGCCAACCTGATCCCGTTCGACAGCTTCCCCACGCGCGTCACGAATGAGCGCATGGCGCAGATCCTGCGCTCGGCACGCGACGCCAACATGAACATGCTGCGCATGTGGGGCGGCGGCCATTACCAGAGCGAGGCTTTCTACGAGGAAGCGGACAAGCTCGGCCTGATGATCTGGCAGGACTTCATGTTCGGCGGCGCCATCCCGCCCTACGACGAAGCCTTCCGTGAAAACACCCGGGTCGAAGCAGTGGAACAGGTGCGCCGTCTGCGCGACCATCCCAGCATCGTGCTGTGGTGCGGCAACAACGAAGTGCAGACTGGATGGGAAGCGTGGCCTGACCGCAAGGCGCTGCGGCAATCGCTGGCTCCCGACGAAGTCGCGCGCATCGAGAACGGCATGAAGGCGCTGTTCGACGACACCCTGCGCAACGTGGTGAAGGAAAACACGCCGGAAGTGCCGTACTGGGCCAGCTCGCCCAGCACCGACTACGAAGGCCCGGCCAACCAGCTGACCGACGGCGACTACCATTCCTGGAGCGTCTGGTCCGGCTCCAAGCCGATCGAGCAGTACCTGAGCGAAACGCCGCGCTTCCAGTCCGAATACGGCCTGCAGTCCTTCCCGGTGATGGCCACCGTGCGCGCCTTCGCCGAGGACCGCGACATGGAGCCGAACTCGCCGGTGATGCGCGCGCACCAGAAGTTCGCCAACGGCGACGGCAACGACCGCCTGCTGCTGTACATCCGCAAGTACTACGGCGAGCCGAAGGACTTCGAGTCGTTCGTCTACCTCAGCCAGGTGATGCAGGCCGAGGGCATCGAGCTGGCCGCCGAGCACCTGCGCAGCGTGCGTCCGCAGGCGATGGGCTCGCTGTACTGGCAGTTGAACGATGTGTGGCCGGGCGCGTCCTGGTCCAGCGTGGACTACTTCGGCCGCTGGAAGGCGCTGCAGTTCCACGCGCGGCGCTTCTACGCGCCAGTGCGCGTGGTGGCGATCCACAATGACGGGAAGAGCGATGTGTTCGTGGTATCCGACCGCACCGCGCCGTTCCAGGCCACCTTGCGCAGCCGCGTGATGACGATGGAAGGCAAGGTGCTGCGCGAGCGCAAGCAGCCGCTCAAGGTCGAACCGCTGGCCAGCGCCAAGGTGGCCAGCCCCACCGACGCCGAACTGCTGCGCAAGGCCGATCCCGCCGACAGCTTCGTGGTGTACGACCTGCTCGACGACAAGGGCGATCTCCTGTCGCGCCATCTGCTGTTCGTGAAGCCGCCGATCGACCTGAAGCTGCCCGATCCGGACCTGAAGGCCGAGCTGCGCGACAACGGGCAGGGCGGCGTGCTGGTGGTCAGCGCCAAGCGCCTGGCGCGCGAGGTATGGGTGAACTTCGGTGCGCTCGATGCCACGCTGGAAGACAATGCCTTCGATCTGCTGCCGGGCGAGACGCGCGAGCTGCGTGTCGACAGCCAGGCCGGCATCGACGCCCTGCGCGGTGCGCTGCGCGTGCGTTCGCTGGCCGGGGCCACCAAGGGAGAGACCAAGCCGTGA
- a CDS encoding alpha-L-fucosidase, whose translation MSKWSQRLLCLALGAGLAFTAAAQNAPTLVPSPQQSHWQDLEFGVIVHFGTNTFLDREWGDGKADPKVFNPDKVDPVQWARASRAAGAKYMVMVAKHHDGFALWPTEQSNYSVKSSPWMGGKGDLVRLASDAAAKEGLEFGIYLSPWDRHEPRYADSKAYDNYYVAQLGELVQHYGMLVEWWLDGAGSAGHVYDFKRYIEELRTYQPNAMVFADMALFEYGDARWVGQEDGHIRYENWNVIDRHGYQRWRPVEVDTPLHKLHWFWHPNDEATLKSVDELMDIWESSVGRGGQLMLGIAPDNHGLLPEADVKRLEEFGKAVEARYGDAANLARKHAKTDENAERALDGNRDTFWSAPADARSATLEVDFGKPVTFDRTLAMEWLDEGQAVRRYAVEIWDGHAWKAVAQAEAIGHKKIDTFAPVTAQKVRLHILSSAGVARIREFQVFDARGH comes from the coding sequence ATGTCGAAGTGGTCGCAACGTCTCCTCTGCCTGGCGCTCGGCGCGGGCCTGGCCTTCACCGCCGCTGCGCAGAACGCGCCGACGCTGGTGCCTTCGCCGCAACAGTCGCACTGGCAGGACCTGGAGTTCGGCGTGATCGTGCACTTCGGCACCAATACCTTCCTCGATCGCGAGTGGGGCGACGGCAAGGCCGACCCCAAGGTGTTCAATCCGGACAAGGTCGACCCCGTGCAATGGGCGCGCGCCAGCCGCGCGGCTGGCGCGAAGTACATGGTGATGGTCGCCAAGCACCACGACGGCTTTGCCCTGTGGCCCACCGAGCAGAGCAACTATTCGGTGAAGAGCAGTCCGTGGATGGGCGGCAAGGGCGACCTGGTGCGCCTGGCTTCCGATGCCGCGGCCAAGGAAGGACTGGAGTTCGGCATCTATCTGTCGCCGTGGGACCGCCACGAGCCCCGCTATGCCGACTCCAAGGCCTACGACAACTATTACGTGGCCCAGCTGGGCGAGCTGGTGCAGCACTACGGCATGCTGGTCGAATGGTGGCTGGACGGCGCCGGCAGCGCCGGACACGTCTACGACTTCAAGCGCTACATCGAGGAACTGCGCACCTACCAGCCCAACGCGATGGTGTTCGCCGACATGGCGCTGTTCGAGTACGGCGATGCCCGCTGGGTCGGCCAGGAAGACGGGCACATCCGCTACGAGAACTGGAACGTGATCGACCGCCACGGCTACCAGCGCTGGCGCCCGGTGGAGGTGGACACTCCTCTGCACAAGCTGCACTGGTTCTGGCACCCGAACGACGAGGCCACGCTCAAGAGCGTGGACGAGCTGATGGACATCTGGGAAAGCAGCGTGGGGCGGGGCGGCCAGCTGATGCTGGGCATCGCACCGGACAACCACGGCCTGCTGCCCGAGGCCGACGTGAAGCGGCTGGAAGAGTTCGGCAAGGCCGTGGAGGCGCGCTACGGCGACGCCGCCAATCTCGCGCGCAAGCACGCGAAGACGGACGAGAACGCCGAGCGCGCGCTCGACGGCAACCGCGACACCTTCTGGTCCGCGCCGGCGGATGCGCGCAGCGCCACCCTGGAAGTGGATTTCGGCAAGCCGGTCACCTTCGACCGCACGCTGGCGATGGAATGGCTGGACGAAGGCCAGGCCGTGCGCCGCTACGCGGTGGAGATCTGGGACGGCCACGCCTGGAAGGCCGTGGCCCAGGCCGAGGCGATCGGCCACAAGAAGATCGATACCTTTGCACCCGTCACGGCACAGAAGGTACGGTTGCATATCCTGTCCAGCGCCGGAGTCGCGCGTATCCGCGAATTCCAGGTGTTCGACGCGCGCGGGCATTGA
- a CDS encoding glycoside hydrolase family 125 protein translates to MMSFALGAATLGAPGLSLAKSASSFASKRPVPGKRKFVSKSVEQLIARTKAKIADPELAWIFENCFPNTLDTTVELGTLRGKPDTFVVTGDIDAMWLRDSSAQVWPYVSLAKEDADLRRLFRGLIRRQAVCIAIDPYANAFLPDPTAKTNLDWAQQDITDMRPGVAERKWEIDSLCYPIRLAAAYWKATGDREPFDDDWRAAMRLVVKTFREQQRKDGHGPYHFQRRSPIPTESLFLGGYGSPAKPVGLIHSMFRPSDDACLYPLFIPANLFAVYALRELGPMTQALFGDTAFADECKALADEVQHAAEKYGVMRDEQGAEFWAYEVDGYGNQLFMDDANAPGLLSLAYLGCCPLDDARFRRTRELAWSTRNPYFFKGKAAEGVGGPHEGLRMIWPMSIMMRAFTSRDDAEIRQCLHWLKTTHAGTGFMHEAFDQDDPAHFTRPWFAWANTLFGELIVELADKRPALLRG, encoded by the coding sequence ATGATGTCCTTCGCGCTCGGCGCCGCCACCCTTGGTGCGCCGGGCCTGAGTCTCGCCAAGTCTGCGTCGTCCTTCGCCAGCAAGCGCCCAGTGCCGGGCAAACGCAAGTTCGTCAGCAAGTCGGTGGAGCAGCTGATCGCGCGGACCAAGGCGAAGATCGCCGATCCGGAGCTGGCCTGGATCTTCGAGAATTGCTTTCCCAACACGCTCGACACCACAGTGGAGTTGGGCACGCTGCGCGGCAAGCCGGACACCTTCGTGGTGACCGGCGACATCGACGCGATGTGGCTGCGCGATTCCTCTGCCCAGGTCTGGCCCTACGTGTCGCTGGCGAAGGAAGACGCCGATCTGCGCCGGCTGTTCCGTGGCCTGATCCGCCGCCAGGCGGTGTGCATCGCGATCGATCCCTATGCGAACGCCTTCCTGCCCGACCCCACGGCCAAGACCAACCTGGACTGGGCCCAGCAGGACATCACCGACATGCGCCCCGGCGTGGCCGAGCGCAAGTGGGAGATCGATTCGCTGTGCTATCCGATCCGGCTCGCCGCGGCGTACTGGAAAGCCACCGGCGACCGCGAGCCGTTCGACGACGACTGGCGCGCCGCCATGCGGCTGGTGGTGAAGACCTTCCGCGAGCAGCAGCGCAAGGACGGCCACGGCCCGTACCACTTCCAGCGGCGCTCGCCCATTCCCACCGAAAGCCTGTTCCTCGGCGGCTACGGCAGCCCGGCCAAGCCGGTGGGGCTGATCCATTCGATGTTCCGTCCTTCCGACGATGCCTGCCTGTATCCGCTGTTCATCCCCGCCAACCTCTTCGCGGTCTATGCGTTGCGCGAGCTGGGGCCGATGACGCAGGCGCTGTTCGGCGACACCGCGTTCGCCGACGAATGCAAGGCCCTGGCGGACGAAGTGCAGCACGCTGCCGAGAAGTACGGCGTGATGCGCGATGAGCAGGGCGCCGAGTTCTGGGCTTATGAAGTGGATGGCTACGGCAACCAGCTCTTCATGGATGACGCCAACGCGCCGGGCCTGCTGAGCCTGGCCTATCTCGGCTGCTGCCCGCTCGACGATGCGCGTTTCCGCCGCACGCGTGAACTTGCCTGGAGTACGCGCAATCCGTACTTCTTCAAGGGCAAGGCGGCCGAAGGCGTCGGCGGCCCGCACGAAGGGCTGCGCATGATCTGGCCGATGTCGATCATGATGCGCGCGTTCACCAGCCGCGACGACGCGGAAATCCGCCAGTGCCTGCACTGGCTGAAGACCACGCATGCCGGCACCGGCTTCATGCACGAGGCGTTCGACCAGGACGACCCCGCGCATTTCACCCGTCCCTGGTTTGCCTGGGCGAATACGCTGTTCGGCGAGCTGATCGTCGAGCTGGCGGACAAGCGACCCGCGCTGTTGCGCGGCTGA